A window from Bacillota bacterium encodes these proteins:
- a CDS encoding manganese catalase family protein, producing the protein MWMYEKKLEYPVRVYSCDLKMAKYLMAQYGGPDSELSAGVRYLTQRYSMPTPRTKGLLTDIGTEELAHWEIIATLIYKLTKGATAEQMKRAGLGGYYAEHDKAVYPADANGVPWTAAYIQAIGDPIADLHEDLAAEQKARATYEHLICLSDDPGVTDTLKFLREREVVHFQRFGEALDHVQGYMNGKIMY; encoded by the coding sequence ATGTGGATGTACGAAAAGAAGCTTGAGTATCCGGTCCGGGTATACTCCTGCGATCTGAAGATGGCTAAATACCTGATGGCGCAGTACGGCGGGCCGGATTCGGAATTATCGGCCGGAGTCCGCTACCTCACCCAGCGGTACTCGATGCCCACCCCCCGGACCAAAGGACTGTTGACCGATATCGGTACGGAAGAACTGGCGCACTGGGAAATAATCGCGACCTTAATCTATAAGCTTACTAAGGGCGCGACCGCCGAACAGATGAAACGGGCGGGGCTGGGCGGATATTACGCGGAGCACGACAAAGCGGTCTACCCCGCGGACGCGAACGGGGTTCCCTGGACCGCCGCGTACATTCAGGCGATAGGCGACCCGATTGCGGACCTGCACGAGGATCTCGCCGCGGAACAGAAGGCCCGTGCCACATACGAACACCTCATCTGTCTTTCCGACGACCCCGGCGTCACCGATACCTTGAAGTTTCTCAGGGAAAGGGAGGTTGTGCACTTCCAGCGCTTCGGCGAAGCGCTCGACCACGTCCAGGGCTATATGAACGGCAAAATAATGTATTGA
- a CDS encoding spore coat protein CotJB, with protein MYHDRIALLKRIQTLEFCAIELALFLDTHPCDTAALKDHKCFSQELEECRKLYSEKYGPLTHEDNKREDCWRWIEEPWPWEIEYEGGN; from the coding sequence ATGTACCATGACAGAATTGCGCTTTTGAAAAGAATTCAAACTCTCGAATTCTGCGCCATTGAGCTGGCGTTGTTTCTCGACACGCACCCCTGCGATACCGCGGCTTTAAAGGACCACAAGTGTTTCTCGCAGGAGCTTGAGGAGTGCAGGAAGCTCTACTCGGAGAAATACGGTCCTCTCACACACGAAGACAACAAAAGGGAAGACTGCTGGCGGTGGATTGAAGAACCTTGGCCCTGGGAAATCGAATACGAAGGGGGAAATTAG
- a CDS encoding spore coat associated protein CotJA produces the protein MNLKFPGIKDIKEKARLVTGVTESGHHKRVRLTTAYVPPQCYGKQFAPEEALKKGTLWPDLYSPYHCPEAPPFHN, from the coding sequence GTGAACCTAAAGTTTCCGGGAATCAAAGACATTAAGGAAAAAGCGCGGTTGGTAACCGGCGTAACGGAATCCGGCCATCACAAGCGGGTAAGGTTGACCACGGCCTACGTTCCGCCGCAATGTTACGGCAAGCAGTTTGCGCCGGAAGAAGCCCTGAAGAAAGGCACCCTCTGGCCGGATCTTTACTCGCCGTACCATTGTCCCGAGGCTCCCCCTTTTCATAATTAA